TGTCAGCCTGCGCCGCCTGTGCTGGCTGCGCTGGGCGCTGCTGGCCGGGCAGGCGATGCTGCTGGTGTCGTGCGAATCGGCCGCCGGCATCATCCTGCCGTACCAGCCGCTGCTGTTCCTGTTCGCGGTGCAGGCCGCCTTCAACCTGTACACGGTGGCGCGGCTGCGCTGGCATGCCACGCGGGGCACCATGCCCGGCGACGGCGAGCTGATGGTGCAGATGCTGGTCGATCTCAGCGCGCTGTCGGCCATCCTGTTCTACACCGGCGGCGCCACCAACCCGTTCGTGTCGTTCTACCTGCCCGGGCTGGCCATCGCGGCGGCCATCCTGCCGTGGCGGCTGGTGGTGGTGCTGGCGCTGTACGCGCTGTCCTGCTATTCGCTGCTGCTGCTGGAATACCTGCCGCTGCACCTGCACAACCCCGACAACGCGGTGAACTACCACCTGGCCGGGATGTGGCTCAACTTCGTCGCCAGCGCGGTGATGATCGCGTTCTTCGTGGCGCGCCTGTCAAACGTGCTGCGCCAGCGCGACGCCCAGCTCAACCAGGCCCGCGAGCTGCTGCTGCGCGAGGCACGCGTGGAAGCGCTCAACGACCAGGCCGCCGCCGTGGCCCACGAGATCGGCACGCCGCTGGCCACGCTGGCCGTGATCGCCGGCGAACTGCGTGCCGATGCCGCGGACACCGCGCGCGGCGAAACCCCGGTGGCCGCCTACCTGCCCGACCTGCGCACCATGGAGCAGCAGCTAGACCTGTGCCGCACGATCCTGGCCCGGCTGCGCGAGGACAACGAGACGCTGGCGCCGCAGCGCATCGACGGCTGGATTGCCGCGTTCGTCGAACGCTGGCAGCTCCGGCATCCGCAGGCCAGCCTGCAGGCCGATGTCTCGCCCGACGCCGGCGCGCAGGCCGTGGACACCGCGCGCGTGAGCCAGATCCTGACCATCGTGCTGGACAATGCCGCGCGCAGCCAGCAGGCCGCCGGCGGCGCGCCGGGCCAGGCCCCGCCGCTGGCGCTGGACGTGACGCGCACGGCCGGGGCGCTGGTCTGGCGCGTGACCGACCACGGCAGCGGCATCGCGCCGGACCTGCGCGCCAAGCTGGGCGAGGCGCCGGTGACCAGCCGCCACGGCGGCCAGGGCATCGGTTTGTACCTGGCGCAGAGCGCCGCGCGCCAGCTCGGCGGCCGGCTGGCGTGGCGCGACAACCCCGCCGGCGGCACCGTGACCGAACTGCTCCTGCCCCTGGCCACGGCCGGGCAGGCGCCCCTCCCTACCTCCGCCTACGAATCGTGATGACCGACGCTCCCGCCAACGTGCCCACCGACGCCCCCGCGGGCACGCCCTTCCTTGTGATCGATGACGACGAGGTGTTCTCGGGCACGCTGGCCCGGGCGCTGACGCGGCGCGGCTATGCGGTGCAGGTGGCGCACACCGGCAGCAGCGCGCTGGCCATGGCGGCGCGCACGGCCTTTGCCTACGTCACGCTGGACCTGCACCTGGGGCCGCCGCCCGAGGCCAGCGGCACGGCCGCCGAGTCGGGGCTGCATTTCGTGGCGCCGCTGCGGCAGGCGCTGCCCGACGCGCGGATCTTGGTGCTGACCGGCTACGCGAGCATCGCCACGGCCGTGGCGGCCGTGAAGCAGGGCGCCGACGAATACCTGGCCAAGCCGGCCAATGTCGACTCGATCCTGACGGCGCTGATGGCGGGGATTTCGGAGGATGCGGCCGAGGCCGCGCTGGAAGAGCCGGTGCCGCTGTCCGTGGCGCGGCTGGAATGGGAACACATCCAGCGCGTGCTCACCGAGCACGGCGGCAATATCTCGGCCACGGCGCGGGCGCTGAACATGCATCGGCGCACGTTGCAGCGCAAGCTCGGCAAACGGCCGGTATCGCGCTGATCGTGCTACCGGCCGCCGGGCGCGCGCCGGCGGGGCATCGACAAACGGTTCAGAGGCGAAGCTGGACGTAGTCCCAGCCCAGGTCGTCATCGTTCGACGCCTCGGCCATGCGCGCCGCGTCGCGGGCGTGGCGGTCGGCCAGCGTGACGAGCGCGCCGGACGCCATCGCTTCGGCCGCCACGGCTGCGCCGCGGCCGGTCGAATCCACGGACCTGGCCGACTTGGCCGACTTGGCAGGCGTGACGGACTCCGCCGGCATGGCCGCGGCGGTGGCCGTCGGCAGCATGGCGGGACGGATGCAGAGAAAGACGGTGGCGGCCGTGATGGCGCCGACCACGGCGGCGGTGGCCATGGCAACGCGGCGTTTTCGCACGCGGTTGCTCTTGAAGAAGGTGGTGCGCAAGGCAGACTCCCGGTAGGTATTTGTGCAGAATGCGGTGGCTCCCGCATCGGTCCATCGACCAACAAGGTGCGCAAGGGTCTCATCGGCGCGGGGCCGGACGCCAGCATGCTTACCAATGCTTACGCGGGTTACGGGGCCGAGATCGCGCGGCACGGCGCTGAAACACGGCCGACTTGTTTGCCGGTGCCGCGCCACTGCGGCACCACGCCGCAGGGTGGCCATCGCGGCCCGCCGCTAGACTGACGCACTTTCCGTCCATCTCCGTTCCGCCATGATCTTCCGCACGTTCATCGCCCTGCTGCTGGCCGCCGCCGCGTCGCTGGCCTCGGCCCACATCGTCTTCGAACAGAAGCAGGCCAGCGCGGGCAGCTACTTCAAGGGCGTGCTGCTGGTGGGCCATGGCTGCCAGGGCAGCGCGACCAAGGCCATCACTGTCACCGTCCCGGACGGCGTGCAGGGCGCGCGTCCGCAGCCCAAGCCCGGCTGGCAGCTCGACGTGCAGCGCGCCAGACTGGCCAAGCCCTACACCTCGCACGGCCGGACCATCGAGGACGACGTGCGCACCATCCGCTGGTCCGGCAACACGCTGTCCGACCAGCATTTCGACGAATTTCAGCTGCTGATGAAGCTGCCCGAGCAGGCCGGCAAGCTCTACTTCCCCGTGGTGCAGGAATGCGAGAACGGCAGGTCCGAGTGGACCCAGATCCCGGCCGAGGGCCAGAACCCGCGCGAGCTGAAGTCGCCCGCCCCGGCGCTGGAACTCGTCGCCCCGGCCGGCCACGCGGGGCACAACCACTGACCGACGCGCGCGGCAGATTGGCCCAGGCAAAAAAAGAGCCGGACCCTCGTCCGGCTCTTTTGCTTTGGCGATGACGCCGCGTTACAGCACGTAGCGCGACAGGTCCTCGTTGCCCGCCAGGTCGCCCAGGCGCTCGTCCACGTAGGCGGCGTCGATGGTCACCGTGGCGCCCGACGACTTCGTCGCGTGGAACGACAGGTCTTCGAGCAGGCGCTCCATCACCGTGTACAGCCGGCGCGCGCCGATGTTCTCGACCTTCTCGTTGACCGAGAACGCAATCTCGGCCAGCCGGCGGATGCCGTCCGGCGCGAACTGCAGGTCAACTTCCTCGGTCTTCAGCAGCGCCTGGTACTGCTTGGTCAGGCTGGCGTCGGTCTGCGTCAGGATGGCCTCGAAGTCCTGGACGGACAGCGATTCCAGCTCCACGCGGATCGGGAAGCGGCCCTGCAGTTCCGGGATCAGGTCGCTCGGCTTGGACAGGTGGAACGCGCCCGACGCGATGAACAGGATGTGGTCGGTCTTGATCATCCCGTACTTCGTGTTGACCGTGGTGCCTTCCACCAGCGGCAGCAGGTCGCGCTGCACGCCCTGGCGCGACACCTCGCCGCCGCCCACGTCGCTGCGGCTGGCGATCTTGTCGATCTCGTCCAGGAACACGATGCCGTTCTGCTCCACGTTGGCGATGGCCTTGTGCTTGAGCTCTTCCTCGTTGAGCAGCTTGGCGGCTTCCTCGTCGATCAGCAGCTTGAACGCTTCCTTCACCTTCATCTTGCGGCGCGCCTTCTTGCCCTGGCCCAGGCCCGCGAACATCGTGCGGATCTGCTCGGTCATGTCCTCCATGCCCGGCGGGCCCATGATGTCCATGCTCGGCAGCGCGGCGGCCACTTCCAGCTCGATGTCCTTGTCGTCCAGCTGGCCTTCGCGCAGCTTCTTGCGGAACACCTGGCGCGTGTTCGAATCCTTGTCCTCCTGCTGCTGGAAGCCGATGTCGCGCGGCGGCGGCAGCAGCACGTCCAGCAGGCGGTCCTCGGCCGCGTCCTCGGCTTTGGTGCGCACCTTCTTCATCTCGGACTCGCGCGTCTGCTTGACGGCCATCTCGGCCAGGTCGCGCACGATGGTGTCCACATCGCGGCCCACGTAGCCCACCTCGGTGAACTTGGTGGCCTCGATCTTGATGAACGGGGCGTCGGCCAGCTTGGCCAGCCGGCGCGCGATCTCGGTCTTGCCCACGCCCGTGGGTCCGATCATGAGGATGTTCTTCGGCGTGATTTCCTGGCGCAGCGGCTCTTCCACCTGCTGGCGGCGCCAGCGGTTGCGCAGCGCCACGGCCACGGCCTTCTTGGCCTTGTTCTGGCCGATGATGTGCTTGTCGAGTTCGGAAACGATTTCCGACGGGGTCATGGTTTGCGACATGGGAATCCGTTGGCGCGTCAGTCGAGGCTCTCGATGACGAAGTTGGTGTTCGTGTAGATGCAGAGTTCGCCGGCGATGGTCAGCGCTTTCTCGACCACGTCGCGCGGGGCCAGCTCGGTGTTCTCGACCAGCGCCTTGGCAGCCGACTGCGCGTACGCGCCGCCCGAGCCGATGGCCGCGATGCCGCCCTCGGGGTCCAGCACGTCGCCGTTGCCGGTGATGACCAGCGTGGTGTCCTTGTCAGCCGTGATCAGCATGGCCTCCAGGCGGCGCAGCGCGCGGTCCGAGCGCCAGTCCTTGGCCAGGTCCACCGCCGCGCGGGTCAGGTTGCCCTGGTACTTTTCCAGCTTCGCCTCGAAGCGGTCGAGCAGCGAGAATGCGTCGGCCGTGCTGCCGGCAAAGCCGACCAGCACCTTGCCGTTGTAGATGCGCCGGACCTTGCGGGCCGTCCCCTTCATCACGATATTGCCGAGCGTGACCTGTCCGTCACCGCCGAGCGCAACCTGGTTGCCGCGCCGGACGCTGACGATGGTGGTGCCGTGATACTGTTCCATGGTGCCTTTGCGTGAGAGGTGTCAGCCGGGTAGGTGGCGCCACATGACGGGCTTTCAAGAGCGGCCGGTGGCGGGCACGGTCTTCCAATATAGGAAACGGTCGGACACGGCGCGGCGCCCGGCGGTTCCGCACGGGCGCGCTGGCGCACCGGCGGATGCGGCGGCCCAATGAAAAAGGCCACGCGTCGTTCGCGTGGCCCTGGCGTGGCTTCGGGGGCACCGGCCGGGCGGCCGGCGCATCCGCGGCAACTCAGTCGGCGTACACCCCTGCCTTCTTGATGACCGGCGTCCACTTGTTGATCTCGGACGCCAGGAACGTGCGCAGCGATTCCGGCGTGGCGCGCTGGGCCGGCACGGCCTCGGCGCCCAGTTCGGCCATCTTGGCGCGGAAGGTCGGGTCCTGCACCGACTTCTGCAGCGCGGCCGACAGCTTGTCGATCACCGGCTTCGGCGTGCCCTTCGGCGCGTACATCGCGTGCCAGATCTTCACTTCCACGCCCGGCAGGCCCTGCTCGGCGGCCGTCGGGATGTCCTTGAACGCTTCCACGCGGCGCGACTGCATCGCGGCGTACGGCTTCAGCGACCCGGCCTTGAGCTGGCCGGCGATGTTGGTGGTCTGGTCGCACATCAGGTTGACCTGGCCGCCCAGGATGTCGGTCAGCGCCGGGGCCGTGCCCTTGTACGGCACCGTGGTCAGCTCGGTCTGGATGGCGCTCTGGAACAGCAGGCCGCACAAGTGCGACGCCGAGCCGATGCCGGCGTTGGCCAGCGACAGCTTGCTGGCGTTGGCCTTGATGTACGGCAGCAGTTCCTTGAACGTGGCCGGCGGCAGTTGCTTGTTGCCCACCAGCACCATCGGCACGTCGGCCAGTTCGCCGACCATCTCGAAGTCCTTCAGCGGGTCGAAGCCCAGGTTCCGGTACAGCGCCGGGGCGGTGGACATGCCGATATGGTGGATCAGGATCGTGTAGCCGTCGCCCTTGGCCTGCGCCACTTTCTTGGCGCCGATGGTGCCGCCGGCACCGCCCAGGTTCTCGATCACGATCGTCGTGCCCAGGTGCTTGGACATGATGGCGGTCAGTTCGCGCGCCACCTTGTCGGTCGGGCCGCCCGCGGCGAACGGCACCACTGCCTGCACCGGCTTGCTTCCCGGATATTCCTGAGCCTGGGCCCCCGTGAAGGCACCCACGCCGGCAACGGCCAGCGCGGCTGCGATATGCATTGCAACTCGTTTCATTACGTCTCTCCTGTTCCTTCTGGGATTCCCCGTTCCAACGCCGCGCCTGCCGCCGGCACCGCGCGATGCGCAGCGCCGGAACGCGTCGATCCATATCGGAAAAACGCGCTGACCATCGGCAGGATGTATGGGTGGCATGCAGCGTCAAACCCCGCCGACAGGCGGAGCCGGAGGTGGATGTTAGCAACGCGGAACAAGCGGCAGGTATAGGGGCTAACCCGCGAGAATGTGGCGTTTCTAACGCGAATGTAATGAAACTGGGATTTTCTTCCCGCAGCGTGTCGGCGGCGTGCGAAGGGCATCCGCAAGTCGCCTTGCGTGCGTCGCTCTATATATATAGGCACGTCGCCGCCATCCGAAAAAAGACCCTGCTTGTGCAACTGAATTGCAACTCGTGAGGGCCTATGGTTAAATCGCCCGCATGAACCGCCCCACCCCCCATCCGGACGCCGACACCGGGCACGGTGCCGCCCCCGCCGACAGCGCTGGCAGCGTCGATGCGGCGCAGTCGCGCCTGCGCCAGTTGGGCGCGCGCGTGACGCAGCCGCGCGTGGCCATCCTGGCGTGCCTGATCGACGCCGAGGCGCCGCTCACGCACCAGGCCGTGATCGACCGCCTGCCCGCCGATGGCGACGTGGACCGCGTGACCGTCTACCGCGTGCTGGACTGGCTGGTGGACCAGGGGCTGGCGCAGAAGCGCGCCGGCAACGACCGCGTGTTCCGCTTCACGCTGGTGGAACACGAGGCCGCGCGCGCCGAAGTCCATCGCCAGCACAGCCACTTCCATTGCACGCGCTGCGACCGCACGTACTGCCTGGAGGCGGCCGGCAAGTCCGTGGCGCCCAAGGTGCCGAGCGGCTTTGCGGTGGAACACGTCGAACTGACCGTCAACGGCGTCTGCGCGGCCTGCGGCAAGGCGCCAGGCGGCCATGGTGGCGGCAGCGATCACTGATTGAACCGGGGCGGCGCGGTTGCCGCCCTGTCTTACCGGCTTACCGGCTTCCTCCTCGGAGCACAACAACATGTCCAAACTCGTCCCGGTCACGATCCTTACCGGCTTCCTCGGCAGCGGCAAGACCACGCTGCTCAAGCGCATCCTCAACGAGCAGCACGGCATGAAGATCGCCGTCATCGAGAACGAGTTCGGCGAGGAAAACATCGACAACGAGATCCTGGTGCAGGACGGCCGCGAGCAGATCGTGCAGATGAGCAACGGCTGCATCTGCTGCACCATCCGCGGCGACCTGGTCCACGCGCTGTCAGACCTGATCACCCAGCGCGACGAAGGCAAGCTCGACTTCGACCGCGTGGTGATCGAGACCACCGGCGTGGCCAACCCCGGCCCGGTGGCGCAGACGTTCTTCATGGACGAGGAAATCGCGTCGCGCTACCTGCTGGACGCCGTCATCACGCTGGTCGACGCCAAGCACGGCAACGTCCAGCTCGACAAGCAGGAAGAAGCCCAGCGCCAGGTAGGCTTTGCCGACGCCATCTTCATCACCAAGTCTGACCTGGTGACCCCGGCCGAGGTGGACGACCTGCGCCACCGCCTGCAGCACATGAACGCCCGCGCGCCGATCCGCGCGGTGAATTTTGGCGAAACGCCGATCGACACGATCTTCGACCTGCGCGGCTTCAACCTGAACGAGAAGCTGGAGATCGACCCCGACTTCCTGCGCGCCGACGAGCACGACCATTCGCACGAGCACGGCGAGCACTGCGCCACCGACTGCGGCCACGACCACGCGCACGACCATGGCCACGGACACGACCATGGCCACGGCCATGCGCACGACCACCACCACCATCACCACCACACGGACCGCATCGCGTCGTTCGTCTTCCGCAGCGACAAGCCGTTCCACTACGGCAAGCTGGAGGAATTCCTGTCGGGCATCCTGTCGGTCTACGGCGAGAAGCTGCTGCGCTACAAGGGCGTGCTCTATATGGAAGGCGTGGACCGCAAGGTGGTGTTCCAGGGCGTGCACCAGCTGATGGGCAGCGACATCGGCGCCAAGTGGGAAGACGAGACGCCCGGCACCAAGATGGTCTTCATCGGCGTGGATCTGCCCCGCGACGCCATCCTGAAGGGCCTGGCCGCCTGCCTGGCCTGATTTCCCGCCCGGGTGCGTCCGCCGCCGCCCGGCGGCCGGACGCACTGCCGCCCCGCCGCCGCCCGCCACCCTCCCGTCGGGTGGGGAATACCGGGAAAACTCCTGTCTCTTGTCGGTCTTTCTCCCATATCTCCGAAAAATTTGTTCAAGTACAATAGGCCGGATTTGATACCGACGGCGCACCTCCGGGTGCCAGCGGTATTTGCAGGGCGGCGGTCGTCGTCAGCATGAGGCGGGGCCGCCGGCAGGCGCGGTCGTTGGCTTCGTGCGGAGACCGCCCTCCGCCTGGGGCCCCACGATCGGAGCGCCGTCACTCTTCGACGCGTTGAGAGAGGTGTCCCCATGACAGCCGCAACAAAGACCAAGGAAAGCCGCAGCAAGACAGGTACCGCTGCGGCGGAGACGCTCAAGGCTTCGCCCGAAAAGGCGACGCCAGCTCCCCGCGGCAGTACGGCGCACGCCGATGCGGGCGAGGCCAAGGGAGGCACGCGAAGCAGCAAGACTGCAGCCAGCCAGAGTGAAACAGCCGCCCCGCGCAAGCGGGCGGCCACTGCACCCGAGCGGACGAAGACGCCGCCGGTCGCATCAACAAGAGAATCAGCAGGAACCATGAGCAGCAACAAACTTCTGACTGAAGCTGAAATCCTGAAGATGAGCGACAAGGATTACATGAACGAGGCGCAGCTTGCCTTCTTCAAGAATCGCCTTGAGCAGCTTCGCGATGAAATCCTCAAGAATGCGGACCAGACCACGGAGCACCTGCGCGAAACGGTCATCGTGCCGGATCCGGCGGACCGCGCCACCATCGAGGAAGAACACGCCCTGGAACTGCGCACGCGCGACCGCGAGCGCAAGCTGCTGAAGAAGGTGGAACAGTCGCTGCAGCGCATCGAGTCCGGCGACTACGGCTGGTGCGAGGAAACCGGCGAGCCGATCGGCGTGCCGCGCCTGCTGGCCCGCCCCACGGCCACGCTGTCGCTGGAAGCCCAGCAGCGCCGCGAACTGCGCCAGAAGCTGTTCGGCGACTGATCGCCCTGGCGGCCCGACGCGCCGTCATCGCCCGCGCGGCCCGGTCATCCGGGCCGCTTTGCCTTTCTGGCGGCGCGTTTTGCCTTTGTGGCGTCACGGCGACGGCACTACCATTGCGAAAGGCCGTTGCTATGCCCGCTCCGGCCTTTCTGTTACAGTCGCAACTTTGTTGCAACAACCGGCTTTCCCACCCATGCCCGCTCGCCTGCCCGTCACCGTGCTGTCCGGATTCACCGGCGCCGGCAAGACCACCGTGCTGCATCGGCTGATGTCGCAACCTGGCGTGCGCGTGGCCGTGGTGGACAGCCGTGCCGACCTGCTGGCGGAAGTGGATCGGCTGGCCCAGACCGGCCAGTACGACTTCGCGGTCATCGAGGCCGATCCGACCGACGAGCCGCTGGGCATCGCCGAAGGCTTTGCGTTCGAGGACGCCCACGGCGAACAGGCGCCCGGCGTGGCCCACCTGGACACGCTGGTGACCGTGGTCGATGCCAGCCGCTTCCTGACCGACTTCCACGACGCCGATTTCCTGTCCGCGCGCGGCCTGGCCGCCCACGATGACGACGACCGCACCGTGGTGGACGTGCTGATCGAGCAGGTCGAGGTCTGCGACGTCATCGTCATCAACAAGATCGACCTCGTCGATGCCGGCCAGCTTGGCCGCCTGCACGTGGTGCTGCGCGCGCTGAACCCGCGCGCCGCCATCGTCGACGCGAGCCAGGGCAACGTGCCGGCCGCGCAACTGCTGGGCACCGGCCGCTTCGACATGGAAGCCACGCCCAACGCGGCCGGATGGCAGGCCGCGCTGCAGGGCGACGCGGTGCCCGACGCCGCCGGCATCGCCACGCTGGTCTATCGCCGGCGCCGGCCGTTCCACCCGCAGCGGTTTGCCGACCTGATCCACACCGAATGGATGCGCGAGCATGGCGACGTGCTGCGGTCCAAGGGCCTGTTCTGGCTGGCCAGCCGCATGGATATCGCCGGCGACTGGAGCCAGGCCGGCGGCGTCTGCCGTCCCGGCGCGGCCGGCGCGTGGTGGGCCGCGATCGATCCCGACGAATGGCCGGCCGAGGGCCTGGCCCGCGCCGCCATCGACGCCGACCTGCTGGAGGACGGCCTGCCCGCCGAACACGGCGACCGCCGCCAGGAACTGGTGCTGATCGGCGCCGACCTGGACGTGCCCGCGCTGGAAGCCCGGCTCGACGCCTGCCTGCTGACCGACGAGGAAATGGCGGCCGGCCCCGATGCCTGGGCGGCCTATCCGGACCCGTTTCCGGACTGGGGCGATGCGTTCGACGACGATCACGACCATGATCACGGCCACGACGGCCATCGGCACGACCATGGCGACGGATCGTGCGACTGCGGGCATGCGCACTGATCTCCCGCTCCTCTCACGCTGGCGCGCGCGCGGCGTCGGATTCTGGCCGGCGCTGTGGCTCGTGGCCTGCCTGCTGCTGGCGCAGCACGCCGGGCTGGTGCACCGCGTGGTCCACGGCGGGCTGCCCAATGCCGCCGCGCCGGCGGCCGCCATCGTGCCCGTCGCCCAGCATGCCGCGGGCGACACCCACGGCGAACCGTTTTCCCTGAAGCTCGGCCTCCACTCGTGCGTGCTCTTTGACGGCGCGACGATGGCCGACGCCCATGCCGGCGGCTTCACCCCGCCGCCGCTGGTCTTCGGCAAGCCGGTCAAGCCGGCCAGCCTGGCCTACCGCTGGCCGGACCTGCCGGCCGCCCGCCCGTTCCACTCCCGCGCCCCACCGGCCGCCTTCGCATTCGCCTGAACAGCCGGGCACGCGGCGCCATGCCGCGCGTCCGCGCATGCCTGAACGGGCGCGCCCACGCCATGCGTGGCGCCGCGCCCGCCCACCGAATCCGAAGCATCGCGAGCCATGTCCTCGAACAAGAACCTTTTTCCGGCGGTGCGCCGCACCCCGCTGGCGGCGCTCGCCGCCCTGATCGCCGCTGGCCTCTCCTCGCACGCCGTGGCGCAGGATGCCACCCCGGCCGCCCCGGTGGCGCCCGTGGCCCAGCCCGCCTCCCCGCAGACCCTCAAGGAAGTGGTGGTCACCGCCAACCCGCTCGGCAGCGACCTGAACGACATGGTCGCGCCCGTTTCCACGCTGGGCGGCGACGCGCTGACCGTGCGCCAGGCCAGCACGCTGGGCGAGACGCTGAACAGCCTGCCTGGCGTGACGTCGAGCTACTTCGGCCCCAACGCCAGCCGCCCCATCATCCGCGGCCTGGACGGCGACCGCATCAAGGTGCTGCAGAACGGCGGCGCCACGCTGGACGCGTCCACGCTGTCCTATGACCATGCGGTGCCCATCGACCCGCTCGTCGCCGAGAAGATCGAGGTGGTGCGCGGCCCGGCGGCGCTGATGTACGGCGGCAACGCCGTGGGTGGCGTGG
This sequence is a window from Cupriavidus pauculus. Protein-coding genes within it:
- a CDS encoding ATP-binding protein gives rise to the protein MPAQIDLSPAPPPAIFGVPAQRHSLVSLRRLCWLRWALLAGQAMLLVSCESAAGIILPYQPLLFLFAVQAAFNLYTVARLRWHATRGTMPGDGELMVQMLVDLSALSAILFYTGGATNPFVSFYLPGLAIAAAILPWRLVVVLALYALSCYSLLLLEYLPLHLHNPDNAVNYHLAGMWLNFVASAVMIAFFVARLSNVLRQRDAQLNQARELLLREARVEALNDQAAAVAHEIGTPLATLAVIAGELRADAADTARGETPVAAYLPDLRTMEQQLDLCRTILARLREDNETLAPQRIDGWIAAFVERWQLRHPQASLQADVSPDAGAQAVDTARVSQILTIVLDNAARSQQAAGGAPGQAPPLALDVTRTAGALVWRVTDHGSGIAPDLRAKLGEAPVTSRHGGQGIGLYLAQSAARQLGGRLAWRDNPAGGTVTELLLPLATAGQAPLPTSAYES
- a CDS encoding response regulator transcription factor, giving the protein MTDAPANVPTDAPAGTPFLVIDDDEVFSGTLARALTRRGYAVQVAHTGSSALAMAARTAFAYVTLDLHLGPPPEASGTAAESGLHFVAPLRQALPDARILVLTGYASIATAVAAVKQGADEYLAKPANVDSILTALMAGISEDAAEAALEEPVPLSVARLEWEHIQRVLTEHGGNISATARALNMHRRTLQRKLGKRPVSR
- a CDS encoding YcnI family copper-binding membrane protein, translated to MIFRTFIALLLAAAASLASAHIVFEQKQASAGSYFKGVLLVGHGCQGSATKAITVTVPDGVQGARPQPKPGWQLDVQRARLAKPYTSHGRTIEDDVRTIRWSGNTLSDQHFDEFQLLMKLPEQAGKLYFPVVQECENGRSEWTQIPAEGQNPRELKSPAPALELVAPAGHAGHNH
- the hslU gene encoding ATP-dependent protease ATPase subunit HslU, with product MSQTMTPSEIVSELDKHIIGQNKAKKAVAVALRNRWRRQQVEEPLRQEITPKNILMIGPTGVGKTEIARRLAKLADAPFIKIEATKFTEVGYVGRDVDTIVRDLAEMAVKQTRESEMKKVRTKAEDAAEDRLLDVLLPPPRDIGFQQQEDKDSNTRQVFRKKLREGQLDDKDIELEVAAALPSMDIMGPPGMEDMTEQIRTMFAGLGQGKKARRKMKVKEAFKLLIDEEAAKLLNEEELKHKAIANVEQNGIVFLDEIDKIASRSDVGGGEVSRQGVQRDLLPLVEGTTVNTKYGMIKTDHILFIASGAFHLSKPSDLIPELQGRFPIRVELESLSVQDFEAILTQTDASLTKQYQALLKTEEVDLQFAPDGIRRLAEIAFSVNEKVENIGARRLYTVMERLLEDLSFHATKSSGATVTIDAAYVDERLGDLAGNEDLSRYVL
- the hslV gene encoding ATP-dependent protease subunit HslV gives rise to the protein MEQYHGTTIVSVRRGNQVALGGDGQVTLGNIVMKGTARKVRRIYNGKVLVGFAGSTADAFSLLDRFEAKLEKYQGNLTRAAVDLAKDWRSDRALRRLEAMLITADKDTTLVITGNGDVLDPEGGIAAIGSGGAYAQSAAKALVENTELAPRDVVEKALTIAGELCIYTNTNFVIESLD
- a CDS encoding tripartite tricarboxylate transporter substrate-binding protein — protein: MKRVAMHIAAALAVAGVGAFTGAQAQEYPGSKPVQAVVPFAAGGPTDKVARELTAIMSKHLGTTIVIENLGGAGGTIGAKKVAQAKGDGYTILIHHIGMSTAPALYRNLGFDPLKDFEMVGELADVPMVLVGNKQLPPATFKELLPYIKANASKLSLANAGIGSASHLCGLLFQSAIQTELTTVPYKGTAPALTDILGGQVNLMCDQTTNIAGQLKAGSLKPYAAMQSRRVEAFKDIPTAAEQGLPGVEVKIWHAMYAPKGTPKPVIDKLSAALQKSVQDPTFRAKMAELGAEAVPAQRATPESLRTFLASEINKWTPVIKKAGVYAD
- a CDS encoding Fur family transcriptional regulator produces the protein MNRPTPHPDADTGHGAAPADSAGSVDAAQSRLRQLGARVTQPRVAILACLIDAEAPLTHQAVIDRLPADGDVDRVTVYRVLDWLVDQGLAQKRAGNDRVFRFTLVEHEAARAEVHRQHSHFHCTRCDRTYCLEAAGKSVAPKVPSGFAVEHVELTVNGVCAACGKAPGGHGGGSDH
- a CDS encoding CobW family GTP-binding protein encodes the protein MSKLVPVTILTGFLGSGKTTLLKRILNEQHGMKIAVIENEFGEENIDNEILVQDGREQIVQMSNGCICCTIRGDLVHALSDLITQRDEGKLDFDRVVIETTGVANPGPVAQTFFMDEEIASRYLLDAVITLVDAKHGNVQLDKQEEAQRQVGFADAIFITKSDLVTPAEVDDLRHRLQHMNARAPIRAVNFGETPIDTIFDLRGFNLNEKLEIDPDFLRADEHDHSHEHGEHCATDCGHDHAHDHGHGHDHGHGHAHDHHHHHHHTDRIASFVFRSDKPFHYGKLEEFLSGILSVYGEKLLRYKGVLYMEGVDRKVVFQGVHQLMGSDIGAKWEDETPGTKMVFIGVDLPRDAILKGLAACLA
- the dksA gene encoding RNA polymerase-binding protein DksA — encoded protein: MTAATKTKESRSKTGTAAAETLKASPEKATPAPRGSTAHADAGEAKGGTRSSKTAASQSETAAPRKRAATAPERTKTPPVASTRESAGTMSSNKLLTEAEILKMSDKDYMNEAQLAFFKNRLEQLRDEILKNADQTTEHLRETVIVPDPADRATIEEEHALELRTRDRERKLLKKVEQSLQRIESGDYGWCEETGEPIGVPRLLARPTATLSLEAQQRRELRQKLFGD
- a CDS encoding GTP-binding protein, translated to MPARLPVTVLSGFTGAGKTTVLHRLMSQPGVRVAVVDSRADLLAEVDRLAQTGQYDFAVIEADPTDEPLGIAEGFAFEDAHGEQAPGVAHLDTLVTVVDASRFLTDFHDADFLSARGLAAHDDDDRTVVDVLIEQVEVCDVIVINKIDLVDAGQLGRLHVVLRALNPRAAIVDASQGNVPAAQLLGTGRFDMEATPNAAGWQAALQGDAVPDAAGIATLVYRRRRPFHPQRFADLIHTEWMREHGDVLRSKGLFWLASRMDIAGDWSQAGGVCRPGAAGAWWAAIDPDEWPAEGLARAAIDADLLEDGLPAEHGDRRQELVLIGADLDVPALEARLDACLLTDEEMAAGPDAWAAYPDPFPDWGDAFDDDHDHDHGHDGHRHDHGDGSCDCGHAH